A region of Thiofilum sp. DNA encodes the following proteins:
- a CDS encoding LysR substrate-binding domain-containing protein, translating into MKLFQLQLLKTLYYNGLSVSRAADQHFVVQSAVSRQLALLEEELGMPLFERKGKRLVEATPLCKEIVRQVDTIDQTMENIRALADDFRMTTSGEIRIATTHTQAKYFLPEVLLEFRQRYPKVNIHLLQGNPAQLVQMLRDGVADIAVCTEELATAPGLDSEKCYDWNHGLVVAAGHPLEQGALTLERIAKYPILTYVFGFTGRGKIQQTFRDQGYELDVSFAATDTDVILSYVRLGFGAGIIAKMAYSYIHDDDLTLRDLAHLLPVSTTRVAWLKNKYLKRYVSELVELLIEYGKSEEDYI; encoded by the coding sequence ATGAAACTGTTCCAACTCCAACTCCTCAAAACCCTGTATTACAATGGTTTAAGTGTGTCACGAGCAGCGGATCAGCATTTTGTGGTGCAATCAGCAGTCAGTCGGCAACTCGCTTTATTGGAAGAAGAATTAGGTATGCCGCTGTTTGAGCGTAAGGGTAAACGCCTAGTCGAAGCAACCCCCCTATGTAAAGAGATAGTGCGCCAAGTCGATACCATTGATCAAACGATGGAAAATATTCGCGCCTTAGCCGATGATTTTCGTATGACGACCAGCGGCGAGATTCGGATAGCGACGACTCATACTCAAGCCAAATATTTCCTGCCTGAAGTGTTATTAGAGTTTCGTCAGCGTTACCCTAAGGTCAATATTCATCTCTTACAAGGTAATCCCGCGCAATTAGTACAAATGCTGCGTGATGGAGTTGCTGATATTGCAGTTTGTACTGAGGAATTAGCCACCGCGCCGGGGCTAGATAGTGAAAAGTGTTATGATTGGAATCATGGTTTAGTAGTAGCTGCTGGTCATCCGTTGGAGCAGGGCGCATTGACCCTAGAGCGCATTGCTAAGTATCCGATTCTGACTTATGTATTTGGCTTTACCGGACGCGGTAAGATCCAGCAAACTTTCCGCGATCAAGGCTATGAATTAGATGTGAGCTTTGCAGCCACCGATACCGATGTGATTTTAAGTTATGTGCGTTTAGGCTTTGGTGCGGGCATTATTGCTAAAATGGCGTATTCGTATATTCACGATGATGATTTAACCCTGCGCGATTTAGCGCATCTTTTGCCTGTATCGACTACACGAGTCGCATGGCTGAAAAATAAGTATTTAAAACGCTATGTGTCGGAATTAGTGGAGTTATTAATTGAATACGGCAAAAGCGAAGAAGATTATATTTGA
- a CDS encoding S4 domain-containing protein, with amino-acid sequence MGRARSGVATPSEPVSEQRLDKWLWAARFFKTRALATEAINGGKVHVNDERVKPSRSIRVGDQLKITRDIDTWLVTILGLNEQRRPAKEAVLLYQEDEHQKAAREEQQEMRRLHGVIMPKHKPDKHERRQLEKFKEQWGE; translated from the coding sequence ATGGGAAGAGCACGTAGTGGAGTGGCCACTCCTTCTGAGCCAGTCAGTGAACAACGCTTAGATAAATGGCTCTGGGCAGCACGCTTTTTTAAAACCCGCGCGCTCGCCACCGAAGCGATTAATGGTGGCAAAGTTCATGTGAATGATGAGCGCGTTAAACCTTCACGCTCGATTCGAGTAGGGGATCAATTAAAAATTACCCGTGACATCGATACGTGGTTAGTGACTATTTTGGGTTTAAATGAGCAGCGCCGTCCTGCAAAGGAGGCAGTGTTACTCTATCAAGAGGACGAACACCAAAAAGCAGCGCGTGAAGAGCAACAAGAAATGCGTCGTTTGCACGGCGTGATTATGCCTAAACATAAACCGGATAAACATGAACGGCGTCAATTGGAAAAATTTAAAGAGCAGTGGGGCGAATAG
- a CDS encoding endonuclease, with translation MNGVNWKNLKSSGANSLVALALLLTSSLSVADYLPGDIPDENVATLDYPTQQGIKGESYSFAKSKYALAKEVYSDYFIDFYGGCKYQVKEKLLVPIWNSCGFTPRKNPERAKRIEWEHVVPAWTFGHQLKCWQNGGRANCRNTNAKFRQMEADMHNLVPAIGEINGDRSNFAYGMIAGEPRPYGKPNAEIDFNAKLFEPDDKRFGDVARSYLYMRDRYGFKLSRAEENLMLAWNNLDPVDEWEQKRNERIAKLQGNDNPYISHYKSLQRETNSPTQSAPNSQPDNNLGQGDWFDKLYQWVNEHQNTLPFPIVLLVAVLYWWFRGRNTTMNKKVSNTAKKGTKK, from the coding sequence ATGAACGGCGTCAATTGGAAAAATTTAAAGAGCAGTGGGGCGAATAGCTTAGTAGCTTTAGCGCTACTATTAACTAGCTCGCTAAGTGTAGCCGATTATTTACCCGGTGATATTCCCGATGAAAATGTTGCTACCCTTGATTATCCTACTCAGCAGGGTATTAAAGGTGAAAGCTATTCCTTTGCTAAGTCTAAATATGCCTTAGCTAAAGAGGTTTATAGCGACTATTTCATTGATTTCTATGGCGGCTGTAAGTATCAGGTAAAAGAAAAGTTATTAGTGCCGATTTGGAATAGTTGTGGTTTTACTCCGCGCAAAAATCCAGAACGAGCTAAACGTATTGAATGGGAGCATGTGGTTCCCGCTTGGACTTTTGGACATCAATTAAAGTGCTGGCAAAATGGGGGACGTGCTAATTGCCGCAATACCAATGCTAAATTCCGCCAAATGGAAGCCGATATGCATAATCTCGTGCCTGCTATTGGTGAGATTAATGGTGATCGGAGTAATTTTGCCTATGGCATGATTGCAGGCGAGCCGCGCCCTTATGGTAAACCTAATGCGGAAATTGATTTTAATGCCAAATTATTTGAGCCAGACGATAAGCGTTTTGGTGATGTAGCGCGTAGCTATTTATATATGCGTGATCGTTACGGTTTTAAATTAAGCCGTGCCGAAGAAAATTTAATGCTCGCTTGGAATAATCTCGATCCAGTCGACGAATGGGAACAGAAGCGTAATGAGCGCATAGCAAAATTACAAGGCAATGATAATCCTTATATTAGCCATTATAAATCTTTACAGCGCGAAACTAATAGTCCAACTCAATCAGCTCCTAATAGTCAGCCGGATAATAATTTAGGGCAGGGTGATTGGTTTGATAAGCTTTATCAATGGGTTAATGAACACCAGAATACTTTGCCTTTTCCTATAGTGTTGTTAGTAGCGGTACTTTATTGGTGGTTTAGAGGGCGTAATACTACTATGAATAAAAAGGTTAGCAATACAGCTAAAAAGGGCACTAAAAAATAA
- a CDS encoding Hsp20/alpha crystallin family protein, which translates to MYGSLLNFADELFSNLDQWQRQLETRGVANIRQMAQGAFPRISLGSTPTSVEVLAFVPDINTQSLDIEIDKNVLTLQGERVIAAPNTEDKATVYAQERFSGKFKRVVSLPDDVDVNNVNATYKDGVLRISIARREETLPKRIAIQSGE; encoded by the coding sequence ATGTACGGATCATTATTAAATTTTGCAGATGAATTATTTTCAAACTTGGATCAATGGCAACGTCAATTAGAAACTCGTGGAGTGGCTAATATACGTCAAATGGCGCAAGGTGCTTTTCCACGCATTAGTTTAGGTAGTACGCCTACTTCAGTTGAGGTATTAGCGTTTGTACCCGATATTAATACTCAATCCTTAGATATTGAGATTGATAAAAATGTATTAACGCTTCAAGGTGAGCGCGTAATTGCTGCTCCTAATACTGAAGACAAGGCTACAGTCTACGCACAAGAGCGTTTCTCTGGCAAGTTTAAGCGTGTGGTATCTTTGCCCGATGATGTCGATGTGAATAACGTTAATGCTACTTATAAAGATGGAGTATTGCGTATTTCTATTGCACGGCGTGAAGAAACGTTACCTAAACGTATTGCGATTCAATCAGGAGAATAA
- a CDS encoding cupin domain-containing protein, with protein MTDKPFLNINELSYVPRQHGEKFAAHIAPIANLIGAKKLGYNITIVPVGKKAYPYHAHFVNEEMFFILEGEGTLKHSGQVWTVKVGDIICCPTGQEHPHEIVNAGTIPLKYLAVSTMEQPEIGFYPDSNKFGVFAGKAPGQTHQDYSFRIIAKQNGGVDYYEGEE; from the coding sequence ATGACTGACAAACCTTTTCTCAATATTAATGAGCTTAGCTATGTGCCGCGTCAACATGGAGAAAAGTTTGCAGCTCATATCGCACCTATCGCTAATTTAATTGGTGCTAAAAAGCTAGGCTATAATATTACTATTGTGCCTGTGGGTAAAAAAGCTTATCCCTATCATGCTCATTTTGTGAATGAGGAAATGTTTTTCATTTTAGAAGGTGAAGGCACTTTAAAACACTCAGGGCAAGTATGGACAGTGAAAGTAGGTGATATTATCTGTTGTCCTACTGGACAAGAGCATCCTCATGAAATAGTAAATGCCGGTACTATTCCTCTGAAATATCTAGCTGTTAGTACGATGGAGCAGCCTGAAATAGGATTTTATCCAGACTCTAATAAATTTGGGGTCTTTGCTGGCAAAGCCCCCGGACAAACTCATCAGGATTATAGCTTTAGAATTATCGCCAAACAGAATGGGGGAGTAGATTATTATGAAGGTGAGGAATAG
- a CDS encoding YcgN family cysteine cluster protein: protein MNEPNLPWWEALALTDMSREQWESLCDHCAKCCLIKLEDEDDGTVYYTDVACDLLECETCSCSDYANREVRVPDCLRLTPDNLEALYWMPPSCSYRLLHEGNPLPPWHHLITGDLNSIHEAGESVKGRFVYAARVKEDEWEEHVVEWPLLLSQSVNNA, encoded by the coding sequence ATGAATGAACCTAATCTCCCTTGGTGGGAAGCGCTAGCGCTGACCGATATGAGCCGTGAACAATGGGAAAGCCTATGTGATCACTGCGCTAAGTGTTGCCTTATTAAACTTGAAGATGAGGACGACGGTACGGTTTATTATACCGATGTCGCCTGTGATCTATTAGAGTGTGAGACTTGTAGCTGTAGTGATTACGCTAATCGAGAAGTGCGTGTGCCGGATTGTTTAAGGCTCACACCGGATAATTTAGAGGCTTTATATTGGATGCCGCCAAGTTGTTCCTATCGGTTATTGCATGAGGGAAACCCTTTACCTCCTTGGCATCACTTGATCACGGGTGACCTGAATAGTATTCATGAGGCGGGTGAATCGGTTAAAGGACGTTTTGTCTACGCAGCACGCGTAAAAGAGGATGAATGGGAAGAGCACGTAGTGGAGTGGCCACTCCTTCTGAGCCAGTCAGTGAACAACGCTTAG
- a CDS encoding Hsp20/alpha crystallin family protein encodes MSAQVVAKESNNGVKAVSKVNHQERVLTPLVNIIETETGFTLTAEMAGVPKENIQVNVENSSLVLEGVVALDLPDNLHLTYSEMPNVTRYRRVFTLSRDLDASKIEAVQKNGVLTVAIPKAEHAQPRKIQVQVG; translated from the coding sequence ATGAGTGCTCAAGTGGTAGCTAAAGAATCTAATAATGGAGTTAAAGCAGTGAGTAAAGTGAATCATCAAGAGCGAGTATTAACGCCATTAGTGAATATTATCGAAACCGAAACAGGATTTACCTTAACGGCTGAAATGGCAGGTGTACCTAAAGAAAATATTCAAGTGAATGTGGAAAACTCTTCACTGGTACTAGAAGGGGTAGTTGCGTTAGATTTGCCTGATAATTTACATCTGACTTATAGTGAAATGCCTAATGTAACTCGTTATCGTCGCGTCTTTACTCTAAGTCGCGATTTGGATGCGAGCAAAATCGAGGCAGTGCAAAAGAATGGTGTACTAACTGTCGCTATTCCTAAGGCAGAGCACGCTCAACCGCGCAAGATTCAAGTGCAAGTAGGCTAA
- a CDS encoding DnaJ C-terminal domain-containing protein — protein sequence MEYKDYYKILGVERTASEEDIKKAYRKLARKYHPDVSKEADAEARFKEVGEAYEVLKDSEKRSAYDQLGANWKNGQDFRPPPDWGDFGSRAGSGGYYSSSGGSADFSDFFETLFGGGGFRNSGGFGGFGGGNAQATKGDDQSIKLAIDLEDSLNGAKKTISLRTGNEAPRTLTVNIPQGVKAGQKIRLSGQGAAGRAGNGDLFLEIEFNPHPLFQVSERDLTLKLPITPWEAALGATVPVPLPQGGSVEMKIPANSKSGKKLRLKGKGLAAKSETGDLYIVLDIALPSADTDRAKEIYELMAKELAFNPRVGLGI from the coding sequence GTGGAATACAAAGATTATTATAAAATACTAGGCGTTGAGCGCACCGCCAGCGAAGAAGACATCAAAAAAGCCTATCGCAAATTAGCGCGTAAATATCATCCCGATGTGAGCAAAGAAGCGGATGCAGAGGCACGCTTTAAAGAGGTGGGGGAAGCGTATGAGGTACTCAAAGACTCCGAAAAACGTTCTGCTTATGATCAGCTAGGGGCAAATTGGAAAAATGGCCAAGACTTCCGCCCACCACCCGATTGGGGTGATTTTGGCTCACGCGCAGGTTCTGGGGGATATTACAGTAGTAGTGGGGGCAGTGCCGATTTTAGCGACTTCTTTGAAACCTTATTTGGCGGCGGTGGGTTTAGAAATAGTGGCGGTTTTGGTGGCTTTGGTGGGGGGAATGCTCAAGCGACTAAGGGTGATGATCAATCGATTAAACTCGCTATTGATCTTGAGGATAGCCTCAATGGTGCTAAGAAAACGATTAGTCTGCGCACGGGCAATGAAGCACCACGCACTTTAACCGTTAATATCCCGCAGGGCGTAAAAGCGGGACAAAAGATTCGTCTCTCTGGTCAAGGTGCAGCAGGACGTGCAGGTAATGGCGATCTATTTTTAGAAATTGAATTTAATCCCCATCCACTTTTTCAAGTGAGTGAGCGTGATTTAACTTTAAAATTACCGATTACCCCTTGGGAAGCGGCTTTGGGTGCAACAGTGCCCGTGCCTTTACCTCAGGGTGGCAGTGTGGAAATGAAAATTCCCGCTAATTCTAAATCTGGTAAAAAACTCAGATTAAAAGGCAAAGGGTTAGCGGCGAAATCTGAGACGGGGGATTTATATATTGTGCTAGATATTGCTCTGCCCTCTGCTGATACTGATAGAGCTAAAGAAATTTATGAATTAATGGCTAAGGAGTTGGCATTTAATCCGAGGGTAGGACTAGGAATTTAA
- the pnp gene encoding polyribonucleotide nucleotidyltransferase, with the protein MAKITKTFQYGANKVTLETGEIARQATSTIMVNMDDTIVMVAVVAKKDAEPGRDFFPLTVNYQEKFYATGRIPGGFFKREARPTEEETLVARLIDRPLRPLFPEGFVNEVQVVATVISLNPEASADIAAMIGASAALKVAGVPFQGPIGAARVGYINGQYVLNPTPKQLETSDLDLVVAGTQDAVLMVESEAKLLSEEVMLGAVIYGHDQMQTVIQAINEMAAEVGNPAWDWVAPTPNEELIRRLAETCEIDLVAAFQVADKQERHNRVEEAYAKAVAALVTPEGSTISEEALRVEFKNLEKKVVRGSILSGNPRIDGRDLVTVRPITVRIGVLPRAHGSALFTRGETQALVVTTLGTEKDSQIIDAITGEYRDPFMFHYNFPPYSVGETGQIGSPKRREIGHGRLAKRGVKATIPVMQDFPYVIRCVSEITESNGSSSMASVCGSSLALMDAGVPVSQPVAGIAMGLIKEGDDYAVLSDILGDEDHLGDMDFKVAGSRNGITALQMDIKIQGITREIMAKALEQAKGGRLFILGEMEKVISAPRDELSEYAPRYVTMKINPEKIREVIGKGGETIRSITEETGTTIDISDDGFIKIAAVDAKAAYEARSRIEAITAEVELNKVYNGKVARIMDFGAFVTILPGKDGLLHISQISQERVNNVTDFVNVGDIVKVKVIEIDKQGRMRLSMKDTA; encoded by the coding sequence ATGGCAAAAATTACTAAAACATTTCAATACGGCGCTAACAAAGTCACCTTAGAAACCGGTGAAATTGCTCGCCAAGCCACTAGCACTATTATGGTTAATATGGATGACACCATTGTAATGGTCGCCGTCGTTGCCAAAAAAGACGCTGAACCCGGTCGCGACTTCTTCCCCTTAACCGTTAATTATCAAGAAAAATTCTACGCCACCGGTCGCATTCCGGGCGGATTTTTCAAGCGTGAAGCCCGTCCAACCGAAGAAGAAACCTTAGTCGCACGTTTAATCGACCGCCCACTGCGTCCTCTATTCCCAGAAGGGTTTGTGAATGAAGTGCAAGTGGTAGCAACGGTCATATCTTTAAACCCTGAGGCTAGTGCAGACATTGCAGCTATGATTGGTGCTTCTGCTGCCTTAAAAGTAGCGGGTGTTCCTTTCCAAGGCCCAATTGGTGCAGCACGCGTAGGCTATATCAATGGTCAATACGTACTGAATCCGACCCCCAAACAATTAGAAACCTCTGATTTAGATTTAGTAGTCGCAGGTACTCAAGACGCCGTATTAATGGTGGAGTCTGAGGCTAAATTGCTCTCTGAAGAAGTGATGTTGGGTGCGGTGATTTACGGTCACGACCAAATGCAAACCGTGATTCAAGCCATTAATGAAATGGCGGCAGAAGTGGGTAATCCTGCTTGGGATTGGGTCGCACCCACGCCTAACGAGGAACTGATTCGTCGCCTTGCTGAAACTTGTGAGATCGATTTAGTCGCAGCCTTTCAAGTAGCCGATAAACAAGAGCGCCATAATCGTGTTGAAGAGGCTTATGCTAAAGCAGTAGCCGCTCTCGTAACTCCAGAAGGTAGCACTATCTCTGAAGAAGCCTTACGTGTGGAGTTTAAAAATCTCGAAAAGAAAGTGGTGCGCGGTAGTATTCTTTCTGGTAATCCACGTATCGATGGACGTGATCTAGTCACAGTACGTCCTATTACAGTACGCATTGGGGTATTGCCTCGTGCGCATGGTTCAGCACTCTTTACTCGTGGTGAAACCCAAGCTTTAGTAGTCACTACTTTAGGTACTGAAAAAGATTCACAAATTATTGATGCGATTACCGGTGAATACCGTGATCCTTTCATGTTCCATTATAACTTCCCTCCGTATAGCGTCGGTGAAACCGGACAAATTGGCTCACCTAAGCGCCGTGAAATCGGTCATGGTCGTTTAGCTAAGCGCGGTGTAAAAGCCACTATTCCCGTGATGCAAGATTTCCCTTATGTGATTCGTTGCGTATCTGAAATCACTGAATCCAATGGTTCTAGCTCAATGGCGAGCGTGTGCGGTAGTTCTCTAGCCCTGATGGATGCAGGCGTGCCTGTGTCTCAACCCGTTGCCGGTATTGCAATGGGTTTGATTAAAGAGGGTGATGATTACGCGGTTCTGAGCGACATCTTAGGTGATGAAGATCATTTAGGTGATATGGACTTTAAAGTGGCGGGTTCACGTAATGGTATTACTGCGCTACAAATGGACATTAAAATCCAAGGTATTACCCGCGAAATCATGGCGAAAGCGCTTGAACAAGCTAAAGGTGGGCGTTTATTCATCCTCGGTGAAATGGAAAAAGTGATTTCCGCACCGCGTGATGAATTGTCTGAATACGCACCGCGCTATGTCACCATGAAAATCAATCCAGAAAAAATCCGTGAAGTCATTGGTAAAGGGGGCGAGACTATTCGTTCCATTACTGAAGAAACTGGAACCACGATTGATATTAGTGATGATGGCTTTATTAAGATTGCAGCAGTCGATGCTAAAGCCGCCTATGAAGCCCGTAGCCGTATTGAAGCGATTACGGCTGAGGTAGAGCTGAATAAAGTTTATAACGGTAAAGTAGCGCGGATTATGGATTTTGGTGCGTTTGTTACCATTCTTCCGGGCAAAGACGGTCTATTACATATTTCTCAAATCAGCCAAGAGCGTGTTAATAATGTGACTGACTTTGTGAATGTTGGTGATATTGTAAAAGTAAAAGTGATTGAGATCGACAAACAAGGTCGTATGCGCTTAAGCATGAAAGATACAGCTTAA
- the rpsO gene encoding 30S ribosomal protein S15 has translation MSLSAEEKAAIVADYRQSDTDTGSPEVQVALLTASIKHLTEHFKIHTHDHHSRRGMLKMVNQRRKLLDYLKRKDNARYQTLIERLGLRR, from the coding sequence ATGTCTCTGAGTGCAGAAGAAAAAGCGGCAATCGTAGCAGATTACCGTCAGTCAGATACTGATACCGGGTCGCCGGAGGTGCAGGTTGCGCTATTAACAGCGAGCATTAAGCACCTTACCGAGCACTTTAAAATTCATACCCATGACCATCATTCACGTCGTGGTATGTTAAAAATGGTTAACCAACGTCGTAAATTGTTGGATTACCTCAAGCGTAAAGATAACGCTCGTTATCAAACGCTGATTGAGCGTCTCGGTCTGCGTCGCTAA
- the dcm gene encoding DNA cytosine methyltransferase: MSGSSFYKNSARKEYKLTTAQREEYRRISNQSRQAKLAAEQGLFEPIHAIPTPRFNPDSLMPLLTPNHLTYLSLFSGGGGMDLGFDRAGFSHYASYELIPICGQTYLNNRPHWLAFTGLEAGDVTKVNWDRYENKVDIIQGGPPCQPFSIAGEQQGENDERNMWGEFSRAINAIKPQAFVAENVLGLLNPKFESFIERFILEPLADYSIVKFEINSADFGVPQIRRRVFFVGFRSLEALRKFTIPQATHVWEHLGTIESSLQTALSFEAPKPKTMGVREALGLKDIGFDNLAPTIRSGFTGKRNTTSILNSAAGQKSWADLLVWPNGIQATREKAAQFPAKLDHFRLSVQDVALLQGFPESWKFAGAVYQVLGQIGNSVAPPVAYQVAKNVALALKSNI, translated from the coding sequence ATGAGTGGTTCATCTTTCTATAAAAATAGTGCTAGAAAAGAATACAAGCTGACCACTGCACAGCGTGAAGAGTATCGTCGTATTTCTAATCAATCACGTCAGGCTAAATTAGCGGCTGAGCAAGGTTTATTTGAGCCTATTCACGCCATACCTACTCCACGGTTTAATCCAGATTCTTTAATGCCTCTTTTAACTCCTAATCATCTCACTTACTTAAGCTTATTTTCAGGTGGTGGGGGTATGGATTTAGGTTTTGACAGGGCGGGTTTTAGCCATTATGCCAGTTATGAATTAATACCTATTTGTGGTCAAACCTATTTGAATAATCGTCCACATTGGCTTGCTTTTACAGGTCTTGAAGCAGGCGATGTGACTAAAGTGAATTGGGATAGATATGAAAATAAAGTAGATATTATTCAAGGGGGACCACCTTGTCAGCCTTTTTCAATAGCGGGTGAGCAACAAGGTGAGAATGACGAGCGTAATATGTGGGGGGAGTTTAGCCGAGCTATTAATGCTATTAAACCACAAGCTTTTGTTGCAGAAAATGTACTGGGTTTATTAAACCCTAAATTTGAGAGTTTTATTGAGCGTTTTATTTTAGAGCCACTCGCTGATTATTCTATTGTAAAGTTTGAAATAAACTCGGCTGATTTTGGTGTACCACAAATTAGACGACGTGTGTTTTTTGTAGGCTTTCGTAGTCTAGAGGCCTTAAGAAAATTTACTATACCTCAGGCAACTCATGTGTGGGAGCATTTAGGAACCATAGAAAGCTCTTTACAAACAGCATTAAGCTTTGAAGCACCAAAACCAAAAACTATGGGTGTGCGTGAGGCATTAGGTTTAAAGGACATTGGTTTTGATAATTTAGCGCCTACTATTAGGAGTGGTTTTACAGGTAAGCGTAATACGACCTCTATCTTAAATAGTGCTGCGGGACAAAAATCTTGGGCTGATTTATTAGTTTGGCCTAATGGTATTCAAGCTACTCGAGAAAAAGCAGCACAGTTCCCTGCTAAGTTAGATCATTTTAGATTATCAGTTCAGGATGTGGCTTTATTACAAGGTTTTCCAGAGAGTTGGAAGTTTGCAGGAGCGGTATATCAAGTCTTAGGGCAAATCGGTAATTCTGTTGCTCCACCTGTTGCGTATCAAGTAGCTAAAAATGTTGCTTTAGCACTCAAATCAAATATTTAA
- a CDS encoding glycosyltransferase: MLEFIYLSNITWHTDQWFLFQFYVIFVWIAMLPRMILAGVFYQLKNRKLIQNYPLTKKDATVVLTIYKEDPIILEQCIAKVRRALEIGCKKFAIIAIIDGWQNDDFDSEQYKITQRYADVVLGTDARNKRKNLRALLKEARKRGVLYDITIFLDSDTIPKDDQVVLNLLAPFSDPRIGGATTAQLVHNPKTLSERISFWLEDARLNSSMAAASLFGQVACLPGRMYAVKTSLVEHRMDELVNDSFSYFGFMRRSCIAGDDRVITNFILEAGYKTVLVPEAVITTLAPATFKQTFKMWVRWGRTSQGYTLRSPWLHHYPFAFFVYWTDILVSLFTVGIVALYWPYQMLWGETHRPIMQALTVALLGMMLTMAIRQYPHLHKYKRDWSVLPAFVLVVTYAQFIRVWALMTQHKVGIWGSRQGADTGKKDDFVRILSVKSAIEPIKPILITTTASPAPINNPPATVQNHASHQLEETEL, from the coding sequence ATGCTTGAATTTATCTATCTCTCTAATATTACTTGGCATACTGATCAATGGTTCTTATTCCAGTTTTATGTCATCTTCGTCTGGATAGCTATGTTGCCACGTATGATTTTAGCAGGTGTGTTTTATCAGCTAAAAAATAGAAAACTGATTCAAAACTATCCTCTAACTAAAAAAGATGCCACCGTTGTACTAACCATCTATAAAGAAGACCCCATTATACTCGAACAATGTATTGCTAAAGTACGCCGTGCTCTTGAAATCGGCTGTAAAAAATTCGCCATTATTGCCATTATTGATGGCTGGCAAAATGACGACTTTGATTCAGAGCAATATAAAATTACTCAACGTTATGCCGATGTTGTACTAGGCACTGATGCACGTAATAAGCGTAAAAACTTACGTGCTTTATTAAAAGAAGCACGCAAACGCGGAGTACTTTACGATATTACGATCTTTTTGGATTCTGATACGATTCCTAAAGATGATCAGGTAGTATTAAACTTACTGGCTCCTTTTTCTGATCCCAGAATTGGTGGTGCAACTACTGCACAACTGGTGCACAATCCAAAAACGTTAAGCGAGCGTATTAGTTTTTGGCTTGAAGACGCGCGTCTTAATTCTTCTATGGCAGCCGCTAGTTTATTTGGTCAAGTAGCCTGCTTACCCGGCAGAATGTATGCCGTCAAAACCTCATTAGTCGAACATCGTATGGATGAATTAGTCAATGACTCGTTTAGCTATTTTGGTTTTATGCGCCGCAGTTGTATTGCAGGCGATGATCGCGTCATTACTAACTTTATTCTAGAAGCAGGCTATAAAACCGTATTAGTACCAGAAGCTGTTATTACTACTTTAGCTCCCGCTACTTTTAAACAAACCTTTAAAATGTGGGTGCGCTGGGGTAGAACCAGCCAAGGTTATACTTTACGTTCGCCTTGGTTACATCATTATCCTTTTGCCTTTTTTGTGTACTGGACCGATATTCTAGTTTCACTATTTACTGTTGGTATCGTAGCTCTTTACTGGCCTTATCAAATGTTATGGGGTGAAACTCATAGGCCTATTATGCAAGCTTTAACCGTAGCATTATTAGGCATGATGTTAACTATGGCTATACGTCAGTATCCCCATTTACATAAATATAAACGTGACTGGAGCGTATTACCTGCTTTTGTATTAGTAGTCACTTATGCTCAATTTATTCGAGTTTGGGCTTTAATGACTCAACATAAAGTAGGTATTTGGGGTTCACGTCAAGGGGCTGATACTGGAAAGAAAGATGATTTCGTAAGAATTCTTTCTGTTAAATCAGCTATTGAACCAATTAAGCCTATTTTAATTACTACTACTGCCTCTCCTGCTCCGATTAATAACCCACCTGCTACTGTTCAAAATCATGCTTCACATCAACTAGAAGAAACTGAACTGTAG